TAAGCTTTCCTAAACTGACACAGGCTGTATCCacctctctttttcttcattggATGTTCCCGTCTTTGTCTAAATTTCCCTATTCTTAACCGATTTCTCCTTAAGTAAACAAAGCTAAAAGTTTAAAATCCAAGAATAGACTCATCCCAAAGcatttcctcttctgtcttttcctcaacagatttctttttctctttcttgtgctTACGTTCTTCCTTCTCAGAGGGTACAccatggctttttttcttttttcgatGCTTAAGCTTTCCTGAACTGACACTGACTTTATCTTCCTCTCTTTTACTTTGTCGGATGCTCTTGTCCTTGTCTAAATCTGTATCCCcacaattctttttccttttatgtttggACTGCTCCTTCTCTGGCCTTTCTTTGCCTTCCTCCAGGTGCCTTCTTCTCTTCTGATGTCTCCGCTTATGACTTGATTGATGGTCACTGGTATTGTTTTCTGAGGAGAGGTGCTTGTAAACTTCAGATTCTACACTGTATGGGCCAGAGTTATTTTCCTGCTGACTAAGGCTCAGGGGTACTGGTTTTTCTGGGAAATAGTCTCTGGTGGGTTGACAGTAAGTCATAGAGTCTGATCTCTGTTTGCTGTCATGAGCTGGTAAGCAATGAGGTAACTGGTTTTCTGCTGTTTGTGAAATATTGTATAATCCTGGGTAAGTCTGGAAAGTCTCACATGGGAGTCTTTGTTCAAACATTCTATATCTAGATCTGGAATCAACcatttctctgtatttgtgagttTCCACAGAGCTATCAGTTATCTTTCTGAAACAAGTCTTTGGTTCTAGTCCTCTGGCTTTCTGCACTTTGATATAATCTTCAAGTTCATCTTGGAAAGAGTCATATGTCCTCTTTGAATGAGCTGGTAACCAATGATGTAGTTGGTTTTCCACTGGTGAAATATTGTATGGTTGTTGGTAGGTCTGGGAATTCTCAAGTGAAAATCTTTGCTCCCACATTCTTGGTCTGGGTCCAGAATCAACTTCTCTGTACCCATGGgattccatagagctctttcttatctttctgAAACAAGTCTTTGGATCAAGTCCCCTGGCTTTCTGCACTTTGATGTAATCTTCCAGTTCATCTTGGAAAGAGTCATACATCTTCTTTGAGTGAGCTGGTAAGCAATGAGGTAACTGGTTTTCCACGGTTTGTGAAATACTGTATGATCCTGGGTATGTCTGGAAAGTCTTACATGGGAGTCTTTGTTCAAACATTCTATGTCTGTATCTGAAATCGACCACTTCTCTGTACCCACGGGCTCCCAAAGAACTCTCTTCCATCTTTCTGAAACAAGTCTTTGGTTCTGGTCCTCTGGCTTTCTGTACTTTGACGTAATCTGTACATTCATCTTGGTAAGAGTCTGGTGGCTTCTTTGAATTCTTCACTAGATTAATAACAATAGATTCTCTGCAAACAAGACAGTAGAAAGTTCTTGTCACTAGATTGCTTTATTTTTGCtgctttgttttcaaaaatattagaaaaaaacaaatgtaacagaaaccaaaacaaaatttttaaacctACCTCAATATAAAAGCTATACATCGTGACTTtgtatgccaaaaaaaaaaaaaaaaaaagcagggacaGTCAGGTATTTCCTAGGCACCTCACAACTTTTTGTGCACAAAAAAATTTTCAGGCTTGGGATGAAAGGGAAGATGGGTACAAAGAAGCAGACATATCTGACACTGCTGTAGTACTTGAAATGTAAAGGATGTGTGGGAAAGAACCAATAATATTTAATGCCCTGAAGATGGTCTGATCTGAATGTCACATTGCTTTAAAAGTTTTGATTAGTTAATTCCTTGTACAGATCTATAAATGTGACAGCTAGTTGTTCTGGAAacctgagatttttaaaaaagagtctaAATGAAGGTTAATTTGGTGAGTGAGACAATTTAGCTCCTTAGTATTCAGAttcaataatataaatattttctactagaataaaataatgtaacaGAAATAGTATGTTTTTTAggcggggtatagctcagtggtagagtgtgtgcttagcatgcactgggtttgatccccagtacatctgttaaaaaaataaaaataaacctaattgcaccccctcaaaaaaaccaaaaaacaaaaacaaacaacaacaacaaaagttaaaaaagaaatagtatgCTTTGGTTttaaaagcaacaaaacaaatacacaatAGTTAAGTGCTCCTCTATCCGGCTACCTGACTTATGCAGTCCCCAACAGTCCACACAATCTTCTCCTCCTTAAAATAACAGAATGGACTGGAATAAATGTGtattgagctcctactatgtgccaggtcaggcaccttatatatttttttatatttcattataacCACTTTAAGTCAGAGCTGTCCAAAGTTACACATTTGGTAGAAAGATGGATCTGGTATTCCAATTCAGTTCTGTCGAATAATAAAACCTTTTTTCTTAACCACTATACCTCACTGGAAGGATGATGACCAGATCACTGAATCCCTGAAACCAGCCAACCATTCAGGGATTATTTGAATTTGTATGGCTAGCCTGAGAATGATCCTTTAGCATCTTTTCAAAGAAGAACAATGCTGTCTGGTCAGGAGAGGTACTAGTTAGCCAGCCCTGTCAGTATACTATCATGGCTAGAGAACTCCCTGGGAGATGGTACTAGCATGCAAATACCACCAACCATACCCAGGATCAACTCTTAGGGAAATGAATGCTGAGAAAGTTTGTAAAATACATGCAAAGGTATTTGACAGAAGCACTGGTCTTTGATGTCACAGGAGCATTTTGGCAAGAAATACTTACTTAATTTGATGTTCACTTCCTTGCATATGGGACCGGAACATTTCTAAAGATGTAAAGGTGATATTACAAATATGACAAACGTAGGTTCTCATActaaactctgaaaaaaaaagagtacaagtTAATAAGGTCAATAGGAATAGACTTAGAATCACATAGCTGGACAGGAATTAACTAGAGATCAACTACTTTAACTTCTTCAATTTAAATATAAGGCCCAGAGATGCCAAATGACTTGGTCAAAGTCACAGAGCAGTTCATAATAGAGAGAGCCTCTCAGAGCCCATGTCTCTTAATTTAGAGCCCAGAATTCGTTACACTACACAGCATTGCTTCTCTAGCCTTGGCCTCTTTCCTAAGAAACTACTATCTGCCTGCTTATTGTTGCTACGCAGAAGTGCACCAGACACTTCACATTTAGCATGCCCAATCAATTTTTGCCTCTTAATGTCTCAACCAACCTCTTTTTGTTTGCCCCTAATTCTCTTCCTACCAactaaaatctgaaacat
This Camelus bactrianus isolate YW-2024 breed Bactrian camel chromosome X, ASM4877302v1, whole genome shotgun sequence DNA region includes the following protein-coding sequences:
- the ZMAT1 gene encoding zinc finger matrin-type protein 1 isoform X1, producing the protein MAAAPSPFTPLAAESSPQEATVSAASYTACAAAAAAAAAVVPASSATTPACPPAGGCGDGGGGGSTMAAAGRGGSSFKVDTRPCLREDMTWNEQEKTEFFKDNFCSICGVVLQFESQRISHYESEKHAQNVRFYFQMHGEQNEVPVKKMKMDVRNFQVHRSEVVDRNKFCDLCNMIFSSSVVAQSHYVGKVHAKKLKQLMEERDQVSPSGFQPEMAGVPITTSAESTFLKPLAVKPPPEFSMRTYVCHICNITFTSLEMFRSHMQGSEHQIKESIVINLVKNSKKPPDSYQDECTDYVKVQKARGPEPKTCFRKMEESSLGARGYREVVDFRYRHRMFEQRLPCKTFQTYPGSYSISQTVENQLPHCLPAHSKKMYDSFQDELEDYIKVQKARGLDPKTCFRKIRKSSMESHGYREVDSGPRPRMWEQRFSLENSQTYQQPYNISPVENQLHHWLPAHSKRTYDSFQDELEDYIKVQKARGLEPKTCFRKITDSSVETHKYREMVDSRSRYRMFEQRLPCETFQTYPGLYNISQTAENQLPHCLPAHDSKQRSDSMTYCQPTRDYFPEKPVPLSLSQQENNSGPYSVESEVYKHLSSENNTSDHQSSHKRRHQKRRRHLEEGKERPEKEQSKHKRKKNCGDTDLDKDKSIRQSKREEDKVSVSSGKLKHRKKKKSHGVPSEKEERKHKKEKKKSVEEKTEEEMLWDESILGF
- the ZMAT1 gene encoding zinc finger matrin-type protein 1 isoform X5 gives rise to the protein MPSSSSPALDLNNPNKYCKLCPASFNSPLMAQQHYVGKKHKRNEARKKFVDKIREKPLPAKSDANEFSMRTYVCHICNITFTSLEMFRSHMQGSEHQIKESIVINLVKNSKKPPDSYQDECTDYVKVQKARGPEPKTCFRKMEESSLGARGYREVVDFRYRHRMFEQRLPCKTFQTYPGSYSISQTVENQLPHCLPAHSKKMYDSFQDELEDYIKVQKARGLDPKTCFRKIRKSSMESHGYREVDSGPRPRMWEQRFSLENSQTYQQPYNISPVENQLHHWLPAHSKRTYDSFQDELEDYIKVQKARGLEPKTCFRKITDSSVETHKYREMVDSRSRYRMFEQRLPCETFQTYPGLYNISQTAENQLPHCLPAHDSKQRSDSMTYCQPTRDYFPEKPVPLSLSQQENNSGPYSVESEVYKHLSSENNTSDHQSSHKRRHQKRRRHLEEGKERPEKEQSKHKRKKNCGDTDLDKDKSIRQSKREEDKVSVSSGKLKHRKKKKSHGVPSEKEERKHKKEKKKSVEEKTEEEMLWDESILGF
- the ZMAT1 gene encoding zinc finger matrin-type protein 1 isoform X6 codes for the protein MRTYVCHICNITFTSLEMFRSHMQGSEHQIKESIVINLVKNSKKPPDSYQDECTDYVKVQKARGPEPKTCFRKMEESSLGARGYREVVDFRYRHRMFEQRLPCKTFQTYPGSYSISQTVENQLPHCLPAHSKKMYDSFQDELEDYIKVQKARGLDPKTCFRKIRKSSMESHGYREVDSGPRPRMWEQRFSLENSQTYQQPYNISPVENQLHHWLPAHSKRTYDSFQDELEDYIKVQKARGLEPKTCFRKITDSSVETHKYREMVDSRSRYRMFEQRLPCETFQTYPGLYNISQTAENQLPHCLPAHDSKQRSDSMTYCQPTRDYFPEKPVPLSLSQQENNSGPYSVESEVYKHLSSENNTSDHQSSHKRRHQKRRRHLEEGKERPEKEQSKHKRKKNCGDTDLDKDKSIRQSKREEDKVSVSSGKLKHRKKKKSHGVPSEKEERKHKKEKKKSVEEKTEEEMLWDESILGF
- the ZMAT1 gene encoding zinc finger matrin-type protein 1 isoform X3, with the protein product MAAAPSPFTPLAAESSPQEATVSAASYTACAAAAAAAAAVVPASSATTPACPPAGGCGDGGGGGSTMAAAGRGGSSFKVDTRPCLREDMTWNEQEKTEFFKDNFCSICGVVLQFESQRISHYEVHRSEVVDRNKFCDLCNMIFSSSVVAQSHYVGKVHAKKLKQLMEERDQVSPSGFQPEMAGVPITTSAESTFLKPLAVKPPPEFSMRTYVCHICNITFTSLEMFRSHMQGSEHQIKESIVINLVKNSKKPPDSYQDECTDYVKVQKARGPEPKTCFRKMEESSLGARGYREVVDFRYRHRMFEQRLPCKTFQTYPGSYSISQTVENQLPHCLPAHSKKMYDSFQDELEDYIKVQKARGLDPKTCFRKIRKSSMESHGYREVDSGPRPRMWEQRFSLENSQTYQQPYNISPVENQLHHWLPAHSKRTYDSFQDELEDYIKVQKARGLEPKTCFRKITDSSVETHKYREMVDSRSRYRMFEQRLPCETFQTYPGLYNISQTAENQLPHCLPAHDSKQRSDSMTYCQPTRDYFPEKPVPLSLSQQENNSGPYSVESEVYKHLSSENNTSDHQSSHKRRHQKRRRHLEEGKERPEKEQSKHKRKKNCGDTDLDKDKSIRQSKREEDKVSVSSGKLKHRKKKKSHGVPSEKEERKHKKEKKKSVEEKTEEEMLWDESILGF
- the ZMAT1 gene encoding zinc finger matrin-type protein 1 isoform X2, which encodes MAAAPSPFTPLAAESSPQEATVSAASYTACAAAAAAAAAVVPASSATTPACPPAGGCGDGGGGGSTMAAAGRGGSSFKVDTRPCLREDMTWNEQEKTEFFKDNFCSICGVVLQFESQRISHYESEKHAQNVRFYFQMHGEQNEVPVKKMKMDVRNFQVHRSEVVDRNKFCDLCNMIFSSSVVAQSHYVGKVHAKKLKQLMEERDQVSPSGFQPEMGVPITTSAESTFLKPLAVKPPPEFSMRTYVCHICNITFTSLEMFRSHMQGSEHQIKESIVINLVKNSKKPPDSYQDECTDYVKVQKARGPEPKTCFRKMEESSLGARGYREVVDFRYRHRMFEQRLPCKTFQTYPGSYSISQTVENQLPHCLPAHSKKMYDSFQDELEDYIKVQKARGLDPKTCFRKIRKSSMESHGYREVDSGPRPRMWEQRFSLENSQTYQQPYNISPVENQLHHWLPAHSKRTYDSFQDELEDYIKVQKARGLEPKTCFRKITDSSVETHKYREMVDSRSRYRMFEQRLPCETFQTYPGLYNISQTAENQLPHCLPAHDSKQRSDSMTYCQPTRDYFPEKPVPLSLSQQENNSGPYSVESEVYKHLSSENNTSDHQSSHKRRHQKRRRHLEEGKERPEKEQSKHKRKKNCGDTDLDKDKSIRQSKREEDKVSVSSGKLKHRKKKKSHGVPSEKEERKHKKEKKKSVEEKTEEEMLWDESILGF
- the ZMAT1 gene encoding zinc finger matrin-type protein 1 isoform X4, with amino-acid sequence MTWNEQEKTEFFKDNFCSICGVVLQFESQRISHYESEKHAQNVRFYFQMHGEQNEVPVKKMKMDVRNFQVHRSEVVDRNKFCDLCNMIFSSSVVAQSHYVGKVHAKKLKQLMEERDQVSPSGFQPEMAGVPITTSAESTFLKPLAVKPPPEFSMRTYVCHICNITFTSLEMFRSHMQGSEHQIKESIVINLVKNSKKPPDSYQDECTDYVKVQKARGPEPKTCFRKMEESSLGARGYREVVDFRYRHRMFEQRLPCKTFQTYPGSYSISQTVENQLPHCLPAHSKKMYDSFQDELEDYIKVQKARGLDPKTCFRKIRKSSMESHGYREVDSGPRPRMWEQRFSLENSQTYQQPYNISPVENQLHHWLPAHSKRTYDSFQDELEDYIKVQKARGLEPKTCFRKITDSSVETHKYREMVDSRSRYRMFEQRLPCETFQTYPGLYNISQTAENQLPHCLPAHDSKQRSDSMTYCQPTRDYFPEKPVPLSLSQQENNSGPYSVESEVYKHLSSENNTSDHQSSHKRRHQKRRRHLEEGKERPEKEQSKHKRKKNCGDTDLDKDKSIRQSKREEDKVSVSSGKLKHRKKKKSHGVPSEKEERKHKKEKKKSVEEKTEEEMLWDESILGF